In a single window of the Saccharothrix australiensis genome:
- a CDS encoding ATP-binding protein, with translation MTASPIRNEISGSVEGTAVQVGMVMGDLHLHLHAAHREARDEPDQLRWDHDPHFTGRGDILERLEKLLTPAADEGFTPVVLHGLGGTGKTSVAVELAVQLSERFRPVFVSGRTRASLIGDLIRLGGAQYDDVWNLGIAAAAGPVTPQLPFPADTLLIVDGVTDVETLRGVIPRSAPCRVLITSTVRQLDQGYAQVELTEWQPEESVRYLELVLPDASVEDRRLLGKALHHHPLALTQAAHHCRLMARSVDTFLKHLVSEPLVALDVGEASGHRDTTLRTIQLNIKMAVGRESLAGDLLAMLAHLGTDPVPVGLLAQRLPVTYVKGYGTTGTEPQNRSQWFFRRRGKRPASSEERSDTARDMVRALSDAGRRERAIASLVSLSLVRVGAERLSVHPLVALVARCLAEDPLPWLQVGYGLFVQHLNPADDQLGGSRESFLGPIASLTDIAMRHGYAGTVVLAACVHLARRLAFYGVRNDPNPSLGADPVTLAHYALSAAEANSVTAPELRGVAVEARTTLAQLAWWKGDVGSAYELCMTNMAMALDYQDFRLYLRFLRSVGEIAAVSGDRKIAQDVLEKIVSEVDPRVTEPALQAGIAYTKTQILRLFNRIDEARTLNATVLEMLQEHSLDRYTVEMAHQMAAQLARDTDDAAAALHHELALLELRRASANDDRPDRHLVDSLHGAADAAIDVNNLILSAKLIDEAYTLAKDGFGQDSDVYATVLGVRGRLRLHQRHYQAAVEDLTAGNRFFQANPGMARGGRTAILIHLALATAALGDRKQALIFANEAYTLDRQMYGEDHPETLKDKETIHYLSKGMR, from the coding sequence GTGACTGCCAGCCCGATTCGGAATGAGATCAGCGGTTCGGTCGAAGGTACGGCGGTGCAGGTCGGCATGGTGATGGGCGACCTGCACCTGCATCTACATGCCGCCCACAGAGAAGCACGCGACGAGCCCGACCAGTTGCGTTGGGATCATGACCCTCATTTCACCGGACGTGGCGACATACTCGAACGCTTGGAAAAATTACTGACACCTGCGGCCGATGAAGGTTTCACGCCGGTTGTCCTGCACGGGCTCGGAGGTACAGGTAAGACCAGCGTGGCGGTCGAACTGGCGGTTCAACTCTCGGAGCGCTTCCGGCCGGTGTTCGTCAGTGGTCGAACCCGCGCGTCGTTGATAGGAGACCTCATCCGGTTGGGCGGAGCCCAATATGACGACGTGTGGAATTTGGGTATCGCAGCCGCCGCCGGGCCGGTGACACCACAGTTACCTTTTCCTGCTGACACACTGCTGATCGTAGACGGCGTGACCGACGTAGAGACGCTGCGTGGGGTGATACCCCGTAGCGCGCCGTGCCGGGTTCTGATCACCAGCACGGTGCGGCAACTGGATCAAGGATATGCACAGGTCGAGTTGACCGAGTGGCAGCCCGAGGAGAGTGTCCGATACCTCGAACTGGTGTTGCCGGACGCCTCGGTCGAGGACCGACGCCTCCTGGGAAAGGCACTCCACCACCATCCCCTCGCGTTGACCCAAGCTGCCCACCACTGTCGCCTGATGGCACGCTCCGTGGACACTTTCTTGAAGCACCTCGTCAGCGAGCCGTTGGTCGCCCTCGATGTCGGCGAGGCGAGCGGACATCGCGACACCACCTTGCGAACGATCCAACTCAACATCAAGATGGCCGTCGGACGAGAGTCGCTCGCCGGAGACCTGCTGGCCATGCTCGCGCACCTCGGCACCGATCCGGTTCCTGTCGGCCTGCTCGCACAGCGGCTTCCGGTCACCTATGTGAAGGGTTACGGCACGACCGGCACTGAACCGCAAAACCGTTCGCAGTGGTTTTTCCGCCGCCGAGGCAAGCGCCCAGCCTCGTCAGAAGAACGCTCCGACACCGCCCGTGACATGGTCCGTGCGCTGAGCGATGCCGGACGACGCGAACGCGCCATAGCGTCCCTGGTCTCGCTGTCGTTGGTGAGGGTCGGAGCGGAGCGCCTTTCGGTCCACCCGCTCGTCGCGCTCGTCGCGCGCTGTCTCGCCGAGGACCCGCTGCCGTGGCTCCAGGTCGGCTACGGGCTGTTCGTCCAACACCTTAATCCCGCCGACGACCAGTTAGGCGGCAGTCGGGAGTCGTTTCTCGGCCCCATCGCCTCGTTGACAGACATTGCCATGCGCCACGGCTACGCCGGCACCGTGGTCCTCGCCGCCTGCGTGCACCTGGCACGACGCCTAGCATTCTATGGGGTACGCAACGATCCCAATCCGAGTCTTGGGGCCGACCCGGTCACACTGGCGCATTACGCCCTCTCTGCGGCCGAAGCCAACAGCGTTACAGCGCCAGAGTTGCGGGGAGTCGCGGTTGAAGCCCGCACGACGCTAGCCCAACTTGCGTGGTGGAAAGGCGACGTCGGCTCCGCCTATGAGCTATGCATGACCAACATGGCCATGGCACTCGATTACCAGGACTTCCGGCTCTACCTCCGCTTTCTCAGGTCAGTCGGTGAGATCGCCGCCGTCAGCGGAGATCGGAAGATAGCGCAGGACGTTCTAGAAAAGATCGTCTCAGAGGTGGATCCGAGGGTAACCGAACCGGCACTCCAAGCCGGCATCGCCTACACCAAGACTCAGATCCTTCGGTTGTTCAACCGCATCGACGAGGCACGCACGCTCAACGCAACGGTGCTTGAAATGCTCCAGGAACACTCCTTGGACCGCTACACCGTGGAGATGGCGCATCAGATGGCGGCGCAGCTGGCCAGGGATACCGATGACGCGGCCGCTGCCCTTCACCACGAATTGGCGCTGCTTGAGCTCCGACGCGCATCCGCGAACGATGACCGGCCCGACCGGCACCTCGTCGATTCACTACACGGGGCCGCCGATGCCGCCATCGATGTCAACAACCTGATCCTGTCCGCTAAGCTGATCGACGAAGCCTACACTTTGGCGAAAGACGGTTTTGGTCAGGACAGCGATGTCTACGCGACCGTCCTGGGGGTCCGAGGGCGACTCAGGTTGCATCAGCGTCACTACCAGGCGGCGGTCGAAGATCTCACGGCAGGAAACAGATTCTTCCAAGCCAATCCTGGCATGGCGCGAGGTGGCAGAACCGCGATCCTGATCCACCTCGCCTTGGCCACGGCAGCCCTGGGTGACCGCAAGCAGGCACTAATCTTCGCGAACGAGGCGTACACTCTCGATCGACAGATGTACGGCGAGGACCACCCGGAAACCTTGAAAGACAAGGAAACGATCCACTATCTGTCGAAGGGCATGCGGTAG
- a CDS encoding recombinase family protein has protein sequence MVEAGPHPHPAGARRGRSIVQLEPYPETAPTVRWLFAERLAGRSIEALVEVLNQRRTPCPAEHDLERNTHRAGRGYETVDGGPHPNPRKAVEGYRLRVLAIDEGSA, from the coding sequence TTGGTCGAGGCGGGCCCGCATCCTCACCCGGCAGGCGCACGCCGCGGTCGCAGCATCGTCCAACTGGAGCCCTACCCCGAGACCGCACCGACGGTGCGGTGGCTGTTCGCCGAGCGCTTGGCCGGCCGCAGCATTGAGGCCCTGGTCGAGGTCCTCAACCAGCGGCGGACGCCGTGCCCGGCCGAGCACGATCTTGAGCGCAACACGCACCGCGCCGGGCGTGGGTACGAGACCGTGGATGGTGGGCCGCATCCGAACCCGCGCAAGGCTGTTGAGGGCTACAGGTTGCGGGTGTTGGCGATTGACGAGGGGTCGGCGTGA
- a CDS encoding TetR/AcrR family transcriptional regulator: MKSAYHHGDLRAALLASAMRMLEAGEPFSLRAVAREAGVSPTAPYRHFADRDALESALAAQGLRDLKADLTEGRTPPTSVADLGELAVGYVEFALRRPALFRLMFGNACDQGSEERVKAAGEIRELLELAMALVFPTGDRQALASAGWALAHGLAYLYLDAKLPAGTRAEIADHVRAAVAAILVPHTG, encoded by the coding sequence GTGAAGAGTGCCTATCATCACGGCGATCTGCGGGCGGCGCTGCTGGCGTCGGCGATGCGCATGCTCGAAGCGGGGGAGCCGTTCTCGCTGCGAGCCGTCGCCCGTGAGGCGGGGGTCTCGCCGACCGCCCCGTACCGCCACTTCGCCGACCGCGACGCCTTGGAGTCCGCTCTCGCCGCCCAAGGTCTGCGCGACCTGAAAGCGGATCTGACCGAAGGGCGGACACCTCCGACGTCGGTGGCGGACCTGGGTGAGTTGGCGGTCGGGTACGTCGAGTTCGCCCTGCGCCGCCCCGCCCTGTTCCGCCTGATGTTCGGCAACGCGTGCGACCAGGGGAGCGAGGAACGGGTCAAGGCGGCGGGGGAGATCCGCGAACTGCTCGAACTCGCGATGGCCCTGGTCTTCCCGACCGGCGACCGGCAGGCGCTGGCGTCGGCGGGCTGGGCGTTGGCGCACGGGCTGGCGTACCTGTACCTGGACGCCAAGCTCCCGGCGGGCACGCGTGCGGAGATCGCCGACCACGTTCGCGCGGCGGTGGCCGCGATCCTGGTGCCCCACACCGGGTAG
- a CDS encoding GntR family transcriptional regulator, giving the protein MSSVRVDGQGGSAQDLTYRWLKRHIATLPRDGGTFLTESEVAQQAGTSRTPVREALLRLEAEGFLQIVPKKGAFVPPVSDAEVRAVMQARELIEDWCVRRVVPVAEEFLAELGRLVAEQESLLDDPVAFIDCDRAFHRAIVRRAGNPVLADFYETLRERQVRMGLRAVANEENRARTVLAEHAAIVAALREQDPARAGEALAVHLSSTLAALHLPEVAGWTGGQSVAGLS; this is encoded by the coding sequence ATGAGCAGTGTACGAGTTGATGGGCAGGGAGGTTCGGCGCAGGACCTCACCTACCGGTGGCTCAAGCGGCACATCGCCACCCTGCCTCGGGACGGCGGCACGTTCCTCACCGAGTCCGAGGTCGCCCAGCAGGCCGGCACGTCCCGGACGCCCGTGCGGGAGGCGCTGCTGCGACTGGAGGCGGAGGGCTTCCTCCAGATCGTGCCCAAGAAGGGCGCGTTCGTGCCGCCGGTGTCCGACGCCGAGGTCCGCGCCGTCATGCAGGCCCGTGAGTTGATCGAGGACTGGTGCGTGCGCCGCGTGGTGCCCGTGGCCGAGGAGTTCCTGGCCGAACTCGGCAGGCTGGTCGCCGAGCAGGAGTCCCTGTTGGACGACCCGGTGGCGTTCATCGACTGCGACCGGGCCTTCCACCGGGCGATCGTGCGCCGGGCGGGCAACCCGGTACTGGCCGACTTCTACGAGACCTTGCGGGAGCGGCAGGTCCGGATGGGGTTGCGGGCGGTCGCGAACGAGGAGAACCGGGCGCGCACCGTGCTCGCCGAGCACGCGGCGATCGTGGCCGCCCTGCGCGAGCAGGACCCGGCGCGGGCGGGCGAGGCGTTGGCCGTGCACCTGTCCAGCACGCTCGCCGCGTTGCACCTGCCCGAGGTGGCCGGGTGGACCGGTGGGCAGTCCGTGGCGGGGCTGTCGTGA
- a CDS encoding NADH:flavin oxidoreductase/NADH oxidase family protein, translating to MPSPMPTIFEPFTLSNGSMIPNRLAKAAMEENMAADGQLPDDALFRLYRRWSEGGVGLIITGNVMVHAEALTGPGGVVLDAHSPLEPFRQWAAAAKRGGARVWMQVNHPGRQVQADMPGVAWGPSAIRVDLGRNSKRFAQPTEMTARQIQETVARFATTARRAEEAGFDGVEIHAAHGYLLSQFLSPLSNRRTDEWGGDLDNRARLLLDVVRAVRAAVTPQFAVAVKLNSADFQRGGFDADDAAKVIALLAPLGVDVVELSGGSYESPAMTGQSGDQRTRAREAYFLTLPEELAKTSPLPLMVTGGIVRRPVAEEVLAGGIALVGMGSALAVDPDLPNKWRHDADAKVALPPVRIKDKAIASAATMAHVRQQLRRLGNGRRTRPGTNPKVSLLKETLLQRRALRRYRTWLAGRA from the coding sequence ATGCCGTCACCGATGCCCACCATCTTCGAGCCGTTCACGTTGTCCAACGGCTCGATGATCCCGAACCGGCTCGCCAAGGCGGCAATGGAGGAGAACATGGCCGCCGACGGCCAACTCCCCGACGACGCCCTTTTCCGGCTCTACCGCCGCTGGAGCGAAGGCGGAGTCGGCCTGATCATCACCGGCAACGTCATGGTCCACGCCGAGGCGCTCACCGGCCCCGGCGGAGTCGTCCTCGACGCCCACTCGCCGCTGGAGCCGTTCCGGCAGTGGGCGGCAGCCGCCAAGCGCGGTGGTGCCCGAGTGTGGATGCAGGTCAACCACCCCGGTAGGCAGGTGCAGGCCGACATGCCGGGCGTCGCCTGGGGACCGTCGGCCATCCGCGTCGACCTCGGCCGGAACAGCAAGCGGTTCGCCCAGCCGACCGAGATGACCGCGCGGCAGATCCAGGAGACGGTCGCCCGGTTCGCCACCACCGCGCGGCGCGCCGAAGAGGCCGGCTTCGACGGTGTGGAGATCCACGCCGCACACGGCTACCTGCTGTCCCAGTTCCTCTCGCCGCTGTCCAACCGGCGCACCGACGAGTGGGGCGGCGACCTGGACAACCGGGCCCGCCTGCTCCTCGACGTCGTGCGCGCGGTACGGGCCGCGGTGACGCCGCAGTTCGCCGTCGCGGTCAAGCTCAACTCGGCCGACTTCCAGCGCGGCGGCTTCGACGCCGACGACGCCGCGAAGGTGATCGCGCTGCTGGCGCCGCTCGGCGTCGACGTGGTCGAACTGTCGGGCGGCAGTTACGAGTCACCGGCCATGACCGGGCAGTCCGGCGACCAGCGGACCCGCGCTCGCGAGGCGTACTTCCTCACCCTCCCCGAGGAACTGGCCAAAACCAGCCCGCTGCCCTTGATGGTGACCGGCGGCATCGTCCGGCGACCGGTGGCCGAGGAGGTCCTCGCCGGTGGCATCGCCCTCGTCGGCATGGGCAGCGCGCTGGCGGTCGACCCCGACCTGCCGAACAAGTGGCGGCACGACGCCGATGCCAAGGTCGCACTGCCGCCCGTGCGGATCAAGGACAAGGCCATCGCGTCCGCCGCGACCATGGCCCACGTGCGCCAACAACTCCGCCGCCTCGGCAACGGCCGTCGCACCCGGCCGGGCACCAACCCCAAGGTCTCGCTGCTGAAGGAAACCCTGCTCCAGCGCCGCGCCCTGCGCCGCTACCGGACCTGGCTGGCCGGCCGCGCGTAG